The Acidiferrobacterales bacterium nucleotide sequence TCGACCGACTCGAATATGCGCAACGCCCGGGCAGGGTCCGGAAACTTCGCGATCGCGGCGCAGATCAGGGGCACACCGGTAGCCGGATCCACCTGAAACGTCCCGTAGCGCGTCTGTGCCAGCAAAAATGCCCCGGTTGCCTTGTATAGCCGAAAATTCAGTTGCTCCGAGTCGAATCGCTTGAATGTGTCGGGCAGATAGAGCGTTTCGGTGTCAGTCCAGGCTTGTGCGTCGCTTTGGATATCCAGGTCACGCCCGCAGACACCCTTTACGTATTTGTTCAGAACTCCAACGACATCCTCAAGGGAAACAGCGTATTTTTTCTGACTCAATCTGTCAGCGAAGGCATCGACCTCTCTCAGTGATGCGCTGCCGGGATACAATCCCTGTCGATCGTAGACATCCATGGCCTCGATGATCCAGTTTGTCACACCGTCCGTATCCATCATGCCGAACGCATCGCTGACATGATCCACAAACTGATAGGCCATCTCAGAGTTGGATTTGGAAATCACACTCGCCCAATGCAGTGCGAACTCCTGTTGCTCCCGGTCAAGGCCGGCGAGTTTTCGGGCAGGTCCGGTGACGGTACGCCGAGATGACAGCACGGCACCCAGCAGTTCGTTCAGCGTCTCCTCGATCTGAATCAATCTCAGAGGCATGTTCATACGAAGCAGGCCGGTGCCCTGCGGGGGTCGGGGACCGGCACGAGAAATCTCAAAACAGTGATGACGCCATTTCTTGTATGGCAGTCAGGATCTCAGGATCATCGGTGAGGGTTTGAGTGATCGAGGCGTTACAGGCATCGAGCGGAGCGATACCGAACACGATCAGTTTTGCGGCATGCACGAGCAGACGTGTACTAGCCCCCTCTTCCAGTCCGCTGCCCTTGAGATTGCGGGTCATGGATCCGAATCGTACCAGCTTGGCAGCGGTGTCCTCATCCACCTTGGCTTCAACCATCAGGATCGACTGCTCCAATGGCGCTTGCGGATAGTCAAACTCCAAGGAAAGGAAACGCTGACGGGTACTTTGCTTGAGGTCTTTAAGAACACTCTGATAACCCGGGTTGTAGGAGATGGTGAGATTGAATGATTCCGGCGCATGCAGCAGCTCACCTGTCTTCTCGACCGGCAGTACGCGCCGGTTGTCAGCCAGTGGATGGATCACGACAGTCGTGTCTTTGCGCGCTTCGACGATTTCATCCAGATAGCAGATGCCGCCGACCCGAACTGCCCGCGCCAGCGGCCCGTCAACCCACTGCGTCTCTCCGCCCACGATCAGATAACGGCCAACCAGATCAGATGCTGTCAGATCATCGTGACACGCAACTGTCACCAGGGGAAGATTCAGCTTCCATGCCATGTATTCCATAAATCGGGTTTTTCCGCAGCCGGTCGGACCTTTCAGGAGCACCGGAATGGCGTTGCGGTGGGCGCTTTCAAACAATTCGATCTCGGACCCCTGAGGCGCATAATAGGGTTCGACCCGAATCGAGTAATCTTCAGTTTCAATCCTATACATCAGCCATTGTGTCCATATAGCGTTTTCGACAATGCCAACTGTCTGGTCCGGTTTGCAGCTTGGCGGCAGATCCGCGAGACCAGCCCACTCGTACAGTGCCGGAGTTGGAACAAGGAAATCTCACAATGACGTGCAGTGACCATCCACAACGACGTCGCAGTTCACTTATCGTCGGCCTATGTTGTTGCTCGCGTTGAACATCAACGCCATATACCGGTCCCGATGATGCAACTTTCACTGCAATCGAAAGATTCATCAACACGAAGCGACCGACTCATGACATTGTCCGTCAATTATGTTCTTTTATGACATGACCTGCAACACCGGCGCGGCCGACCGCAAGCCCATACAATCGGATTCGTCCCGAATCGGTGTGTCTTTCATCGCACCTTGGCGCCGCGATCGTCGGAACCCCGTACGTCGACCGGAACCAAAGTCAGTCAACTGTGTCCTTTTGTCGCGTAAAATCAGGGTTTTCCGAAAAACTCTGGCGATATCCAGGCTCCTTGAATTCACAAATGCTGTCAGATCAAGTCATTTCACTCGATGGATCGCTCAAGGATCGGATCCGGGACAGGCTTTCGGCTTTCAGCACCGAATCGGTTGATGCGCAAGGACTCAAGCGTGCGGCAGTCGCCCTCACGATCGTGAACGTGGAAGCATCCGATGAGGCGGCGTTCTTGCTGACCCGCAGATCGAAACATCTCAACCGTCATGGCGGGCAGTACGCCCTGCCAGGTGGCAGGCTTGATGATGGTGAGTCTGCCATTGAGGCGGCATTGCGCGAGCTGCACGAGGAAATAGGCATCCTGATTTGCGAAACGGACGTGCTCGGCATTCTGGACGACTATCGTACCCGCTCCGGTTTCGTCATCACGCCGGTTGTGGTCTGGGCCGGATCGAATACGACCATTGTTCCTGACCCCGGTGAGGTCGCCAAGGTCTTCAGGATTCCGCTGACTGATTTGCTGTCGCCGCGGATTCCCGTACTGGACAGTTCAGGGGATAAGGGCAGATCGGTCCTGTCGACCCCGATCGCAACTTTGGGCCATCAGGTATTCGCACCGACTGCCGCTTTCATATTCCAGTTCCGGGAAGTTGTCCTGTTTGACCGCCCGACTCGCGTCGGGCAGTTCGATCAGCCGAAATTTGCCTGGAAATAACGACCGCGGCGATTGCGCAGCGGCCGGTCAGGTGCTGTCGGACTGTAGTTTTTCGGTCAGCGCGCGGTTCACTGTGGGATGCACAAACTGTGAGACATCGCCGCCAAGCTGTGCGATTTCCTTGACCAGAGAGGCGGCGACAAATGCGTAGTCTTCGGCAGGTGCGAAGAAAAGCGTCTCGATGTTGCGGTCGAGTTGCCGGTTCATCCACGACAACTGAAACTCGTACTCAAAATCCGACACCGCCCTCAGACCTCGAATCACTATTTTGGAGTTGACCTGCTTGGCAAGGTCGATCAGCAATCCCTTGAATCCGATCACCTCAATTCCACCCACGTGACCGGTCGTCGCTTCAATCAGATTGATTCTTTCCTGCAAGGTAAAGAGGGTTTTCTTGTCCTTGCTGTCCGCAACCGCCACAATCAACTCATCGAACAGACCGACCGCACGTTCCATGAGGTCGATATGCCCTTTGGTTACAGGGTCGAAACTGCCGGGATAAATGGCGCGGGTGACGCGTTGCGAATTACCCATGTCGTTTAATGGATTCGTGATACTCAAACAAAAACACTATCGCGAATTAAACCACACGCGACGATTCAAATCAGATAAAACGTCAAATCAGATAAAACGGAAATTATACAGTTGCTACACCAACCGCTGAATCGGTGCAAAAAATTGAATGAGCGTTTCGCGGGGTGTGTTCAAGCTACGACTTCTCACTATTATTTGGCGCTACAGCGCTTACTGCAAATCCAACCATTTTGTCCATCATTTGAACAATTTCTTCCAAACCAAGCCTTTTCGCAATAACCGCTGATTCCTGTGTCTCGTCACTCTCTATTTTTTTTCGTTTTTCATATTCAGCGAAGATGTCACTATTGGGGATAGTCATGCCTCTGACCTCCGGTTCATCGTTGTTTGCCCAAGCGCCTTGTTCCCGATGAGTGATGGCAACAAGATGCGAACCAGATAAATCAGATAACGCATTAGATGTTAATTCCAGTGTCTGCGTTTCAGATTGATTGGATTCCAACTCAACTGCGCTTCGAAATATGTTTTGTACTGGGTTATCGCCGAATATTTTTGCTTTGCGGTACAAGACAGGGTGAACTGGACTCAAAGTCGTCTATGCTAAGTTTAGGTGTAACGCGTCTGATTTTCAATTCCAAAAGTTCGGATTTTGTCAGTCTGTTATGTGGGATTGAATATCTTTCCAATACTTCTCCGAATTTTAGAAAACTGTACGGCTTATTTTGCTTAAACCCACTGTATTCCCTCAATTTTTAACTGTTCTAATTCGCTGCGTCCTGATGCCGCAGATTTCGGTATCAATGTCGCGGTTGCAGTGGATTCGGATAAGATTCCATGAAACTCAGCATGATTTCAGCAGCAAGCTGACAATAAATTTTTTGGTCACATCGTACCGGCATGGAGTTCCGGTCCGGGTTCAGCCATGAGCAACTGATGCGCCCGGAATCCGGCATCCAGACGACGATACGCGATCCAACCGGGTGGTCTGACGTCCGCAACCGCAGATTTCTCAGTCTCAACATAAATCATGGCATGACTGGCAAGACGGTGTGATGAGACAAGCAACCTGGTCGTCGGCGCTGCCAAACCCTGGCGAAATGGCGGATCGACAAATACCACATCAAACTGTTGGTCGGTCCGCTCGATGAACCTGGCGGCATCACTGCATTTGATATCGAATGAATCGGCGTTCAGGCGGGCGGCCGTCCGTTCCAGTTGGCGAGTGCATCGTCTGCTTGAGTCTACAAAAACCACATGCGCAGCCCCTCTCGACAGAGCCTCGAACCCCAATGCACCGGAGCCGGCGAAAAGATCAAGGCAGCACGCCCCTTCAATGCGCGTCTGCAACCAGTTGAACAGGGTCTCGCGCGCCGAGTCGGTCGTGGGCCTCACATCGGATTTCAGATCGAATCGGATTTCCCGATGTCGCCACTTTCCCCCGATAATCCTGAGTTTACCTTGCAAATTGACTCTACCCGTGGCGGTTATGACGAAGGTGCGGGAATCTGCTGTGTACAAATTGTCCGATTGCCGCATCCGGCACTCGGGCTCAATATTCCCAAAATTCTATAAGTTGCGTCAGACAATAATAATATGGTAAATTGAAAAACATCGAGTTTGAACATTACTGTCAACCAGTGCAGTTGATTAGCATAAATCAAGCATGGGTTGATGCAGCGCGGTCATTTCGTTCGACCGCCAAGCGCACACAGTTTGTTTGATCTAATTTTTAACTTGCCAATTCTGAAGGAAGGATAATAAGGATGAAAAATAATGTTAAACCGGAGTTCAAACCAGGTGAATTGAAATTCACTGAGTTGTCTCCATACGAACAGAGTCTGGTAGAAAAGACCGTTAAAGGCGGATTCACCCGCCGCGATGTTCTGAAACTGATGGCGGTCACGGGTGTTTCCCTTGTGACAGCCCAGAGTCTTCTGTTTACAGGTCAAGAGGCAATGGCATCCATGCCCAAGAAGGGTGGTTCGGTTCGGATGTCCTCCAACCTGCACGGTCCGGACGATCAACTGGATCCTCCACGATTCACGTCAACCATCGATTACACACGTGGCAGGGCAACCTACAACAGTCTGATCCAGCATAACAATGACCTCACCACATCCGGGGAATTGGCTGAAACCATAGAACCGAACGCGGACGCCACCGAGTGGACTCTCAAACTGCGCAAAGGCGTAGAGTTTCATGACGGGTCGCCTTTTACCGCAGACGACGTGATCTACAGCATGAATCGCCACATGGGTGACGAGTCTGTGTCAGTGATCAAGTCCGTCTTGGCATCCATTCAGGAGTGGAAGAAAGTGAATTCGCACGAGGTCAAGTGCGTTCTCAATACGTCGAATTCCGACCTGCCGACACTGCTCGGTCTGTTCCAGACCAAGATTGTCAAGAACGGAACGACCGGCGATGGAATCGGCACCGGACCGTTCGTCATGGATTCATTTGAGCCGGGTGTAAAGTCCGTCCACTCCCGTAACGAGAATTACTGGCGCGAAGGTGCGAACCTTGATGGAGTTGAGATTACTGCCATCACCGATCCGGTAGCACGGGTCAACGCACTGCTGGCAGGTGATGTCCAGCTCATTACATCGGTTGACGCAAAGTCTTTCCGTCAACTTGAGGAAGATGACAGTGTCACACTGCTTTCCACGCCGGCGGCATTGCAACTGGGCATATGTGCCCTCAAAAAT carries:
- a CDS encoding CbbQ/NirQ/NorQ/GpvN family protein, whose product is MYRIETEDYSIRVEPYYAPQGSEIELFESAHRNAIPVLLKGPTGCGKTRFMEYMAWKLNLPLVTVACHDDLTASDLVGRYLIVGGETQWVDGPLARAVRVGGICYLDEIVEARKDTTVVIHPLADNRRVLPVEKTGELLHAPESFNLTISYNPGYQSVLKDLKQSTRQRFLSLEFDYPQAPLEQSILMVEAKVDEDTAAKLVRFGSMTRNLKGSGLEEGASTRLLVHAAKLIVFGIAPLDACNASITQTLTDDPEILTAIQEMASSLF
- a CDS encoding CoA pyrophosphatase, giving the protein MLSDQVISLDGSLKDRIRDRLSAFSTESVDAQGLKRAAVALTIVNVEASDEAAFLLTRRSKHLNRHGGQYALPGGRLDDGESAIEAALRELHEEIGILICETDVLGILDDYRTRSGFVITPVVVWAGSNTTIVPDPGEVAKVFRIPLTDLLSPRIPVLDSSGDKGRSVLSTPIATLGHQVFAPTAAFIFQFREVVLFDRPTRVGQFDQPKFAWK
- the coaD gene encoding pantetheine-phosphate adenylyltransferase — translated: MGNSQRVTRAIYPGSFDPVTKGHIDLMERAVGLFDELIVAVADSKDKKTLFTLQERINLIEATTGHVGGIEVIGFKGLLIDLAKQVNSKIVIRGLRAVSDFEYEFQLSWMNRQLDRNIETLFFAPAEDYAFVAASLVKEIAQLGGDVSQFVHPTVNRALTEKLQSDST
- the rsmD gene encoding 16S rRNA (guanine(966)-N(2))-methyltransferase RsmD, which gives rise to MRQSDNLYTADSRTFVITATGRVNLQGKLRIIGGKWRHREIRFDLKSDVRPTTDSARETLFNWLQTRIEGACCLDLFAGSGALGFEALSRGAAHVVFVDSSRRCTRQLERTAARLNADSFDIKCSDAARFIERTDQQFDVVFVDPPFRQGLAAPTTRLLVSSHRLASHAMIYVETEKSAVADVRPPGWIAYRRLDAGFRAHQLLMAEPGPELHAGTM
- a CDS encoding ABC transporter substrate-binding protein → MKNNVKPEFKPGELKFTELSPYEQSLVEKTVKGGFTRRDVLKLMAVTGVSLVTAQSLLFTGQEAMASMPKKGGSVRMSSNLHGPDDQLDPPRFTSTIDYTRGRATYNSLIQHNNDLTTSGELAETIEPNADATEWTLKLRKGVEFHDGSPFTADDVIYSMNRHMGDESVSVIKSVLASIQEWKKVNSHEVKCVLNTSNSDLPTLLGLFQTKIVKNGTTGDGIGTGPFVMDSFEPGVKSVHSRNENYWREGANLDGVEITAITDPVARVNALLAGDVQLITSVDAKSFRQLEEDDSVTLLSTPAALQLGICALKNAEPGSNDDFVKGLQYIQDRERVVKRILRGKGTVANDTPISAAHGPDFCSELPQREFDPDKAKFHFEKSGYSTAELYVAPVTPGIEEACLLAQANCAKIGFDLKLKKVPTDGYWGAIWMQEPLNVVTWNMRPTAQSQMAIQFGPGAAWNDTYWNNERMGELLQDVLSVTDPAVRHEMMCEMQTLIHNGSGMIIPAFSNINDGIANNVMGVPTVPTGQLGGCEWPEFIWLA